DNA from Brachionichthys hirsutus isolate HB-005 chromosome 3, CSIRO-AGI_Bhir_v1, whole genome shotgun sequence:
ACACGGTTCTTCCGCCCCTCATCTTCGTCCTGAagcagtttctgctgcagcgAGATCTGAATGAAGTCTTCACTGGAGGAATCAGCTCTTACAGCCTTATTCTAATGGCCATCAGCTTTCTGCAGGTACACGCATGGTTCCACTCTACCTTTATTTCTTTACTTGTATAAATGCATTCTTATCAAATTACACAATTGTCAGTATTTTGAATAGATTCCATTTTGGTATTTTGATCTGCTGCTGCGTCAACATTGTTCCATTTGTACACGAGATGGAGGAGGGTGTTGCTGATGCTCAATTTAACTTGTATAATTACACATTACAATGCATGTACAGTAAAAGCCACAGTATATTGACATATgatgtgaatgtgttttagAAGATCACATTTCTTATTTAAATCACATCACATTGATGTCAAAATGCAAAAATCACCCAAACATCAGCCAGAGAGGACGAGAGCAGAGAAATGGTCTGCAGAAGCGCTCCTTGTTCGCGGTTGTTTTTCTACTTGCCTCTTATTTCCAGCTGTTTTCTCTTTCAGCAGCTAAAATTGATTCACAAACCGTTGCTTCCTCTCTGGACAGGTTGATTTCACAGGAGTGTCCGAGTTTGAGTTGCGCTGTTGTTTAGGTgttcctttttattattatttttgtgtagTTTATTTTCCTGTCATGCATTCTCTCTGGAAGCTGATGATTAGCTATCCTCTTCATCCCACTCACAGTTACACCCTCGGATTGACACGCGGCGTTCTAACATCAACCTGGGCTTCCTCCTGATCGAGTTCTTTGAGCTGTATGGCCGTCATTTTAATTACATGAAGACCGCCATCAGGGTGAAGAATGGAGGGGCTAATCTGTCCAAGGAGGACATGCTCAAGAGCCTGGGAAGTGGAAACAGGCCATCCATGCTCTGCATAGAAGATCCGATACAATCAGGTCAGATTGGaattatgacccccccccagtggcAAATATTTACTATCTGAAATAATCGCATTTTCATGAGGAATATAAGTATTTATGTTTCCGTCCCGGTACGGGGGGTAGCGACAtcgcctcacagtaagaaggttaAGGGTTCCATTCCTTTTTGTGCAGAGAttgtatgttctctctgtgtcggcgtgggttctctcctcctccctcaaatctaaaaaaaaaaaattcacgtTTCCTGCCCATGCGTTAGTAAACATAGTACTGTATAACTGTACCAGTTTGTGATCTCCATGTTTTTAATTCTGTCATCCTCACAGGTAACGATGTGGGCAGGAGTTCATATGGCATTCTGCAAGTCAAGCAGGTGTTTGATTTTGCCTACATGGTTCTGAGTCATGGTGTCTCGCCTCTTGCACGTGCTTACCCCAACAAAGAGTATGACAGGTTAGCATCTTAATGGCGTTTTTCCACCTttgcctttttttgttgttgttgcagtatTGGTAAAATGACCTTGTTCTGTGTTGCAGTACCTTAGGACGCATCATCAAAGTCAGCCCAGAGGTGTTGGCCTACAGGGAATGGGTGATCAAGAAGTGGGGAGCTAAACCGTCTACCAAGCTGGAGAACCACGGTATCCCAACGACGACCTCGCGTTCTGTCTTACCATGATCCTGCGTGCTTCTCCATCTTGAGTCGGATGTGTTGTTCTCAGATGATGTTGGATCAGTTCCAACTTTCGTCCAACAGCTGTGTTCTGTGTCATCCTAGATATTGAGCTCTGCGAAAAAGACCTTGCCAAGCTGATGCTGGGCTCTGACGAGGATCAGAGAGACACTGCCTCCCCTCTCAGTGACTCCCTCTCACCTTCTCCAGTCTTCCTCTCCAGCCCTCAGCACcactcgtcatcatcatcctctgctTGCTCGCTCTCCTCTTCTGGAAGTGACATCGTAAGGCTGAAGGATGTTCTTTTCATCAGAGGATTAACTCTTTGGGATTTCCCAACCACTTTAGCGGCGCTCAAGATCATTGATTAACATGATCGCTCTCTGATTTGTGCAACACTGCTTGTCTGTTTCTAGGAGTCTGATTCGCCCTCAAACGGCAATGCACATATCCATCTCCACCCTCTCTCACTGGCTTCAGTGCACTCAGTAATCCAGATGGGGACTGATCTGAGAGCCACACACCCAGCAGGCTTCCTCCACCCTCTTCCTCAGgttagtgttgttgttgttttttaaacaagaTTCAGGGACAAAAAATTTGATTAATAATTCTCAATTCAGGAAGCTTGACGGGACAggactttttttccccttcatttCTGTTCCAACATGACATTTTTACAATCAATTGACCTGGTAGTGGTCAAAGCGGTCagggagatgaatgaatgattctgCAATAAGTTCTCCTAGCAGAATTCTTATTGTGTAACCCCCCCCAGGTTAGGATGGCCCTCCCAGAAAACCTAAGCATCCCCCCTCTGTCACATCGCCAGTTCTACCATGAGAATCGACCATCAATCAGTGTTGTGCACAGTCACGTGGCACAAGCTGCACTTGTCCCCCAGCGCACCCACGCCGCGAGCCCCCTCCTCAGCCCTCTCCACCGGGTTCACTATCCACAGGTAGGAGGGCATCAGAGCCAAACCTTCACCATGAGATCCAACTCCGATGTGTCACCGGAGCCACACAAAGCTGGCTTCAAGCACAACCAAGGTCAAAAGCACTCTGAAGGTAACTTCAGTCCCCAACGGCGGTTTGTCCTCCAGGGTCACAACACGGCAACCGGTTTCAGGAACCAGCAGCCGTTTAACCGCAACACCTGGCGACGCAAAAAGCGGGACAGTCCTCTTGCTTTCAACCAGAGCCGATGAAAGCCGGACTTGGTAAACCTTGAGTTGTTGGTGGTGAAGCTGTCGGTTGAAGCTCTCCTGAGGTCGAACGCGTTCAAATTGTGCAGCCACTAAGTGATGCTTGAAGGGACTCGCAGGTGAGGAAAGACGGATCTGCTCTCCTTCTGATTACACTGGCCTGATGACGGTCAGAAACCCTTCCTCTCTATTGGATGCACACCAGCACAGAGTTCCTTTACTACCGTAGTTCGCTGACTGGGGATTGTCATCACTGTCACTTCCTTCCAGCTGCAAATAACCACTGGCTGGATGGAGTtcagttatgtgtgtgtgtgtgtatatagttTCCATGGAACTTGAATGTCTTAAAAAGCCACATCATGTGCCATAGTACTGAACCAGAATATCAATCCTCTTGTTGGCTCCGTATGATCGGACATTGGGCTCGTTTGGTCATGTGGCTACGCTCTTTAGAGCTTTTTACAGCTTGGACTATCATCTACAAATAGTTCTCTGAACTGAAGCGAATCACTACCTTTCTACCTATGCAGCAAAAAGCTGACTTGATGTTTTGGTGTGATGGCACAAAAAGAGCCTTTATCTTTAAGTGCTTAAACTGTGATGACTCTTTTGAATGTAccaagtttttgtttttgtctgtgtgtgtgtgtttgtaagtcatatttctgttctgtttttgtcacAGTGGGATTTTTCTCAGTCACTTTGGCactattgtgttttgtttgtcaaCATTACCACTTTGTTTGTTGCATTTGTGTGCAATAATGActtgcttttatttaatttattccacattttagttttattttagggGTTCTCCCCCGCATCCAAGTTTGCGATTTTATTTCTTAAGTACATTGATCTGTGCAATAGTTG
Protein-coding regions in this window:
- the LOC137917352 gene encoding terminal nucleotidyltransferase 4A-like, producing MDPGTAWIQPEQKGPANSLWMHIWETSQGFSVTSGVDNHVHHRRNSAARNANSTSSHGEFCPDGAPLTGGVFGTLPGRHGGGERGTVRRKGSLSPSSSSLDSEAESSSPSRASLRVDIMNVTEEAGRFLHYGERELNEVNLRRPLHGAPPHCRSAGHTPTGTKHQHGNQSHSSGRRRPGNRADAFRSRDSSCSLWKTRRYSPGVNGLHEEIVDFFNFISPRPEEEAMRRGVVSRIEGVIKDLWPTARVEIFGSFSTGLYLPTSDIDLVVFGKWIHPPLQELEQALKRDNVAGSYPIKVLDKATVPIIKLTDQETEVKVDISFNVETAVKAAQLIKSYLKKYTVLPPLIFVLKQFLLQRDLNEVFTGGISSYSLILMAISFLQLHPRIDTRRSNINLGFLLIEFFELYGRHFNYMKTAIRVKNGGANLSKEDMLKSLGSGNRPSMLCIEDPIQSGNDVGRSSYGILQVKQVFDFAYMVLSHGVSPLARAYPNKEYDSTLGRIIKVSPEVLAYREWVIKKWGAKPSTKLENHDIELCEKDLAKLMLGSDEDQRDTASPLSDSLSPSPVFLSSPQHHSSSSSSACSLSSSGSDIESDSPSNGNAHIHLHPLSLASVHSVIQMGTDLRATHPAGFLHPLPQVRMALPENLSIPPLSHRQFYHENRPSISVVHSHVAQAALVPQRTHAASPLLSPLHRVHYPQVGGHQSQTFTMRSNSDVSPEPHKAGFKHNQGQKHSEGNFSPQRRFVLQGHNTATGFRNQQPFNRNTWRRKKRDSPLAFNQSR